One segment of Panicum virgatum strain AP13 chromosome 3K, P.virgatum_v5, whole genome shotgun sequence DNA contains the following:
- the LOC120698468 gene encoding uncharacterized protein LOC120698468 isoform X2 → MNPDFGRVYTSSKPNTSPAHRFDPFPESRPPLAASIRAGAAMAMSTIRSALARASIAPKLRAPHRFAATAAAGETQPERVAAEMIRYALGGAVHRSSPEEAMRILEQGASNLQGGGEGGAEAVGLLMLAMSTLLYRSGRRQDAMEKLKASQQVAPSASFRVAAWEALMGLHMEAGQEMSHSISPNDSVDLSIKDDSQWSDQDHLKFRVNAIKGLIALLNGDTESAQLFVDGCRDFAGCKHQTENAAVSYGEYLHCVGDFPMATQVYESVLEAARMEDMSGNLLAAGNMVPEEVSLGATCSYGQLLSQSGKFGEAEDYLTRALQKAEEQFGANHPKVGIVLTCVARMYKLKAKSEGSSSIMVQEGLYRKALEVLKAPAINSEGTSKQMDWRDIISLARGEYAELLLIQSNRKAEGERMKEWAQDAWRNRRLTLAQALEFSEPSKPTVVVDTRIGRVL, encoded by the exons ATGAATCCCGACTTCGGCAGGGTTTATACTTCTTCCAAACCGAACACGTCTCCGGCTCACCGCTTCGACCCCTTTCCAGAGTCTCGTCCGCCGCTTGCCGCCTCCATACGCGCaggcgcggccatggcgatgAGCACGATCCGATCGGCCCTCGCGAGGGCGTCCATCGCCCCGAAGCTGCGGGCCCCCCACCGgttcgccgccaccgctgccgccggcgagacGCAGCCCGAAAGGGTGGCGGCGGAGATGATCCGTTACGCCCTCGGCGGGGCCGTGCACCGGAGCTCGCCAG AGGAGGCGATGCGGATACTGGAGCAGGGGGCCTCGAACctgcagggcggcggcgagggcggcgccgaggccgtGGGGCTGCTCATGCTCGCCATGTCCACGCTGCTCTATCGGAG TGGAAGACGCCAAGATGCAATGGAAAAGCTCAAAGCATCCCAACAAGTTGCTCCTTCTGCATCCTTCAGAG TTGCGGCGTGGGAAGCACTAATGGGATTACACATGGAGGCAGGCCAG GAGATGTCCCACTCAATATCCCCAAATGATTCAGTTGATCTGTCAATCAAAGATGATAGCCAATGGTCTGATCAGGATCATCTTAAATTCCGGGTTAATGCTATCAAAGGACTTATTGCACTTCTGAATGGAGATACAGAATCAG CCCAGCTGTTTGTTGATGGGTGCAGGGACTTTGCTGGATGCAAACACCAAACAG AAAATGCCGCCGTTTCATATGGTGAATATTTGCATTGTGTTGGGGATTTTCCAATGGCAACACAGGTGTATGAGAGTGTTCTTGAGGCAGCTCGCATGGAAGATATGTCTGGAAACCTTTTAGCAGCTGGCAACATGGTTCCTGAAGAGGTTTCTCTTGGTGCCACTTGCTCATATGGCCAGCTTTTATCTCAATCTGG GAAATTTGGTGAGGCAGAGGATTATCTCACAAGGGCACTACAAAAGGCTGAAGAACAATTTG GTGCAAACCACCCAAAGGTTGGCATTGTTTTGACCTGTGTAGCTAGAATGTACAAACTGAAAGCAAAATCCgaaggttctagttcaattatgGTTCAGGAG GGTTTGTACAGGAAGGCCTTAGAAGTATTGAAAGCCCCTGCTATTAATTCCGAGG GTACCAGCAAACAGATGGACTGGAGAGATATCATCTCCCTTGCTAGAG GCGAGTACGCAGAGCTGTTGCTAATCCAGTCCAATCGGAAGGCGGAAGGTGAACGGATGAAGGAGTGGGCCCAAGATGCTTGGAGGAACCGTAGATTGACTCTAGCTCAGGCACTAGAGTTTTCAGAACCTTCAAAGCCGACTGTCGTTGTTGACACTCGAATCGGCAGGGTCCTGTAG
- the LOC120698468 gene encoding uncharacterized protein LOC120698468 isoform X1, with amino-acid sequence MNPDFGRVYTSSKPNTSPAHRFDPFPESRPPLAASIRAGAAMAMSTIRSALARASIAPKLRAPHRFAATAAAGETQPERVAAEMIRYALGGAVHRSSPEEAMRILEQGASNLQGGGEGGAEAVGLLMLAMSTLLYRSGRRQDAMEKLKASQQVAPSASFRVAAWEALMGLHMEAGQEMSHSISPNDSVDLSIKDDSQWSDQDHLKFRVNAIKGLIALLNGDTESAAQLFVDGCRDFAGCKHQTENAAVSYGEYLHCVGDFPMATQVYESVLEAARMEDMSGNLLAAGNMVPEEVSLGATCSYGQLLSQSGKFGEAEDYLTRALQKAEEQFGANHPKVGIVLTCVARMYKLKAKSEGSSSIMVQEGLYRKALEVLKAPAINSEGTSKQMDWRDIISLARGEYAELLLIQSNRKAEGERMKEWAQDAWRNRRLTLAQALEFSEPSKPTVVVDTRIGRVL; translated from the exons ATGAATCCCGACTTCGGCAGGGTTTATACTTCTTCCAAACCGAACACGTCTCCGGCTCACCGCTTCGACCCCTTTCCAGAGTCTCGTCCGCCGCTTGCCGCCTCCATACGCGCaggcgcggccatggcgatgAGCACGATCCGATCGGCCCTCGCGAGGGCGTCCATCGCCCCGAAGCTGCGGGCCCCCCACCGgttcgccgccaccgctgccgccggcgagacGCAGCCCGAAAGGGTGGCGGCGGAGATGATCCGTTACGCCCTCGGCGGGGCCGTGCACCGGAGCTCGCCAG AGGAGGCGATGCGGATACTGGAGCAGGGGGCCTCGAACctgcagggcggcggcgagggcggcgccgaggccgtGGGGCTGCTCATGCTCGCCATGTCCACGCTGCTCTATCGGAG TGGAAGACGCCAAGATGCAATGGAAAAGCTCAAAGCATCCCAACAAGTTGCTCCTTCTGCATCCTTCAGAG TTGCGGCGTGGGAAGCACTAATGGGATTACACATGGAGGCAGGCCAG GAGATGTCCCACTCAATATCCCCAAATGATTCAGTTGATCTGTCAATCAAAGATGATAGCCAATGGTCTGATCAGGATCATCTTAAATTCCGGGTTAATGCTATCAAAGGACTTATTGCACTTCTGAATGGAGATACAGAATCAG CAGCCCAGCTGTTTGTTGATGGGTGCAGGGACTTTGCTGGATGCAAACACCAAACAG AAAATGCCGCCGTTTCATATGGTGAATATTTGCATTGTGTTGGGGATTTTCCAATGGCAACACAGGTGTATGAGAGTGTTCTTGAGGCAGCTCGCATGGAAGATATGTCTGGAAACCTTTTAGCAGCTGGCAACATGGTTCCTGAAGAGGTTTCTCTTGGTGCCACTTGCTCATATGGCCAGCTTTTATCTCAATCTGG GAAATTTGGTGAGGCAGAGGATTATCTCACAAGGGCACTACAAAAGGCTGAAGAACAATTTG GTGCAAACCACCCAAAGGTTGGCATTGTTTTGACCTGTGTAGCTAGAATGTACAAACTGAAAGCAAAATCCgaaggttctagttcaattatgGTTCAGGAG GGTTTGTACAGGAAGGCCTTAGAAGTATTGAAAGCCCCTGCTATTAATTCCGAGG GTACCAGCAAACAGATGGACTGGAGAGATATCATCTCCCTTGCTAGAG GCGAGTACGCAGAGCTGTTGCTAATCCAGTCCAATCGGAAGGCGGAAGGTGAACGGATGAAGGAGTGGGCCCAAGATGCTTGGAGGAACCGTAGATTGACTCTAGCTCAGGCACTAGAGTTTTCAGAACCTTCAAAGCCGACTGTCGTTGTTGACACTCGAATCGGCAGGGTCCTGTAG